A stretch of the Klebsiella sp. WP3-W18-ESBL-02 genome encodes the following:
- a CDS encoding IS3 family transposase (programmed frameshift), with amino-acid sequence MKRISPERKSAALAKLLPPYNMTVTAVAQMEGISEATLYYWRNKAKAEGIPVPGANKTTDQWSAEARLAVIIETATLSETELAQYCRKKGLYLEQISQWKQGFLQVSSPTDKAALKQSQKEVKQLKRELLRKEKALAEAAAILVLRKQLRGFLRGNRRGRLTPGTERQALIGYVRDAMASGARLSIALTEAGLSERTWRRWQTSWEDKRVSTVRPSPVNQLSEQEEQQILAVCHQPDYASLPPSQIVPALADKGIYLASESTFYRVLRRHGEVHRRGRQRAAQKVTPATSWQASGPNEVWTWDITWVPSTVKGRWFYLYLVEDLYSRKIVGYEVHETESGEQAAALIQRTVLREGCWQNPPVLHADNGAAMKSQTLQMKLHELAITPSHSRPGVSNDNAYVESLFRTLKYVPQWPSSGFGKLEEAREWIEVFAQWYNEMHRHSGIRYVTPGQRHRGEDGVLLKNRDEVYKKAKAERPERWSGRTRNWHPVGKVMLNPEREKQAA; translated from the exons GTGAAACGAATTTCACCAGAACGTAAATCGGCTGCACTGGCTAAATTACTACCGCCTTACAACATGACCGTCACCGCAGTTGCGCAGATGGAAGGGATATCGGAAGCTACCCTTTATTACTGGCGTAACAAGGCGAAAGCAGAGGGAATACCGGTGCCGGGTGCAAACAAAACTACAGACCAATGGTCAGCCGAAGCCCGGCTGGCTGTGATTATCGAAACAGCTACACTCAGCGAAACAGAACTCGCGCAATACTGCCGTAAAAAAGGGCTTTACCTGGAACAGATTAGTCAGTGGAAACAAGGCTTTTTGCAGGTGTCTTCGCCCACTGACAAAGCGGCGCTCAAACAAAGCCAGAAAGAAGTTAAACAACTAAAACGCGAACTGCTTCGTAAGGAAAAGGCGCTGGCGGAGGCGGCAGCGATACTGGTGCTGCGAAAGCAGTTGCGGG GATTTTTACGGGGAAACCGACGAGGACGACTGACGCCCGGAACAGAGCGGCAGGCACTTATCGGTTACGTGCGGGACGCGATGGCGTCAGGAGCTCGGCTGTCAATAGCGCTGACGGAAGCGGGATTAAGTGAACGGACGTGGCGACGCTGGCAAACGTCGTGGGAAGACAAGCGTGTCAGCACGGTCAGGCCCTCCCCGGTGAACCAGTTAAGTGAGCAAGAAGAGCAACAGATACTGGCAGTGTGCCATCAGCCAGACTACGCCAGCCTCCCCCCGTCACAAATCGTACCGGCGTTGGCGGATAAGGGGATTTATCTGGCAAGCGAGTCAACCTTTTACCGGGTACTGCGTCGTCATGGAGAGGTGCATCGCCGGGGACGGCAACGGGCAGCGCAGAAAGTCACCCCGGCTACGAGTTGGCAGGCCAGCGGGCCGAATGAGGTGTGGACATGGGACATTACATGGGTTCCGTCAACCGTAAAGGGGCGCTGGTTTTACCTGTATCTGGTGGAAGACCTCTACAGCCGAAAAATCGTGGGATATGAAGTGCATGAAACTGAAAGTGGTGAGCAGGCGGCAGCCCTGATACAACGCACGGTCCTTCGGGAAGGATGCTGGCAAAACCCGCCGGTACTGCATGCGGACAACGGCGCGGCGATGAAGTCACAGACGTTGCAAATGAAGCTACACGAGCTGGCGATAACCCCCTCTCACAGCCGGCCGGGAGTGAGTAACGATAATGCGTATGTGGAGTCGCTGTTCCGGACACTGAAATATGTCCCGCAGTGGCCGTCATCAGGGTTCGGCAAGCTGGAGGAGGCGCGTGAATGGATAGAGGTTTTTGCTCAGTGGTATAACGAAATGCACAGACATAGCGGCATCAGGTATGTGACGCCGGGTCAGCGACATCGTGGAGAAGACGGTGTGTTGCTGAAAAATCGGGATGAGGTGTACAAAAAGGCAAAAGCGGAACGGCCTGAACGCTGGTCTGGCAGAACACGAAACTGGCATCCGGTAGGCAAGGTAATGCTGAATCCAGAACGGGAAAAACAGGCAGCCTAA
- a CDS encoding IS5 family transposase (programmed frameshift), whose protein sequence is MAGNKWQISDGLWEKMAPLIPEHKTQHPLGTHRKRVDNRAAMNAIFFVLRTGCQWNALNATGICSSSSAHRRFQEWRDAGVFERFWQNGLLACEQLDSIDWSWLSMDGCITKSPLAGKKTGRNPTDRGKQGVKRSLMTDGNGLPLALVVAGANTHDIKLVTDTLDALQTGRPGKRLRLCMDKGYEAEWLESYLKSRRYEPHIQSRKDESEAIKYTDFKAHRWVVERTHSWMNRYRRVLTRWEKKVENYEAMLHFACGVIVWNKTLLG, encoded by the exons GTGGCGGGCAACAAGTGGCAGATCAGTGATGGACTCTGGGAGAAAATGGCTCCACTCATCCCGGAGCATAAAACTCAACACCCGCTGGGTACGCACCGCAAGCGGGTTGATAATCGCGCTGCAATGAACGCCATTTTCTTCGTACTCAGGACGGGCTGCCAATGGAATGCGCTGAATGCCACCGGTATATGCTCGTCAAGCTCTGCTCATCGCCGATTTCAGGAGTGGCGAGATGCTGGAGTATTTGAACGCTTCTGGCAAAATGGGTTGCTTGCTTGCGAACAGTTGGACTCTATTGACTGGTCGTGGCTGTCGATGGATGGTTGTATAACCAAATCACCGCTGGCAGGC AAAAAAACAGGCAGGAACCCTACAGACCGGGGGAAACAGGGCGTAAAGCGCAGTCTGATGACTGACGGGAACGGGCTACCGCTTGCACTGGTTGTTGCCGGAGCAAATACGCACGACATAAAGTTGGTTACGGATACGCTCGATGCCCTCCAGACGGGCAGACCGGGCAAGAGGCTCCGGTTGTGCATGGACAAAGGGTATGAAGCGGAATGGCTGGAATCGTATCTGAAAAGTCGTCGCTATGAACCTCATATCCAGTCACGAAAGGATGAGTCAGAGGCCATCAAATACACGGATTTTAAGGCTCACCGCTGGGTTGTAGAGAGAACACACAGTTGGATGAATCGCTACCGCCGTGTCCTGACTCGTTGGGAGAAGAAGGTCGAGAATTATGAGGCGATGCTGCATTTTGCCTGTGGTGTCATTGTCTGGAACAAAACCCTATTGGGATAG
- a CDS encoding ISNCY family transposase: MIKETVTMSHKELDRLHIIQESLNRHITQEQAAARIGISIRQVKRLVQRYRNEGPSGLVSRRRGKRPNNSFSTEFRATVISLLKGRYADFGPTLACEKLREIHGLCLSIETLRKWMVEEGIWRERRRKFARIYQRRMRRPSYGELIQIDGSPHDWFEGRGPKCTLIVFIDDATSALMALRFAPAETTRAYMETLRGYLNDHGVPLALYSDRHSIFRVNNPEREGELTQFTRAIKTLGIEPIHANSPQAKGRVERANQTLQDRLVKEMRLQGISDIETANAWLPTFIEAYNNRFATPPRIADNAHLDVHHSEEELGYIFSLQAKRVLSKNLTFQYKSSAFQIRSEGRGYRLRHSVVTVCESFNGEIKVLYDGKALGWEKYVDGPEPIPLDDEKSVHERVDNARFDLRSKFYVKPKADHPWLTRRTQSNQQVKPPKLPRKKADPDKMD, from the coding sequence ATGATCAAAGAGACTGTTACGATGAGTCATAAGGAACTCGACCGACTTCACATTATTCAGGAGTCACTTAATCGCCATATTACTCAGGAACAAGCTGCGGCACGCATTGGCATTTCTATTCGGCAGGTTAAACGTCTGGTGCAACGGTATAGAAATGAAGGGCCTTCTGGTCTAGTTTCCCGCCGACGTGGAAAGCGTCCCAATAATTCCTTTTCTACCGAATTCAGAGCAACAGTAATTTCACTCCTCAAAGGCCGCTACGCTGATTTTGGACCTACGCTTGCGTGCGAAAAATTGCGCGAGATACACGGCTTGTGTTTATCCATTGAAACTCTCAGGAAGTGGATGGTAGAGGAGGGTATATGGCGCGAACGTCGTCGTAAGTTTGCCCGAATTTATCAGCGCCGGATGCGGCGCCCATCCTACGGTGAACTCATCCAGATTGATGGCTCGCCTCATGACTGGTTTGAAGGTCGGGGCCCCAAATGCACACTGATAGTCTTTATCGATGATGCTACCAGCGCTCTGATGGCGCTACGATTCGCTCCTGCAGAAACAACCCGGGCTTACATGGAAACCCTCCGGGGTTACCTTAATGATCATGGCGTACCACTGGCTCTCTATTCTGACAGACACAGTATATTCAGAGTAAATAACCCGGAGCGGGAAGGAGAGTTGACTCAGTTCACACGTGCGATAAAGACACTGGGCATCGAGCCAATCCATGCCAACAGCCCGCAGGCAAAAGGGCGGGTAGAGCGTGCCAATCAGACACTGCAGGACAGGCTGGTCAAAGAAATGCGGCTTCAGGGTATCAGTGATATTGAAACAGCAAACGCATGGTTGCCGACCTTTATTGAAGCCTATAACAACCGGTTTGCTACGCCGCCTCGTATTGCTGATAACGCCCATCTTGATGTACACCATTCTGAAGAGGAACTGGGTTATATCTTCAGCCTCCAGGCGAAGCGCGTTCTCTCCAAAAATCTCACTTTCCAGTACAAAAGCAGTGCGTTTCAGATTCGCAGTGAAGGCCGGGGATATCGACTTCGGCATTCGGTTGTCACGGTATGCGAAAGCTTTAACGGTGAAATTAAGGTTCTGTATGATGGGAAAGCGTTGGGATGGGAAAAATATGTTGATGGCCCGGAGCCTATACCACTGGATGATGAAAAAAGTGTCCATGAACGTGTGGATAATGCCCGTTTTGATTTACGCTCAAAATTCTACGTAAAACCTAAAGCTGACCATCCTTGGCTCACGCGCCGCACGCAAAGTAATCAGCAAGTGAAGCCCCCTAAATTACCCAGAAAGAAGGCTGATCCCGATAAAATGGACTGA
- a CDS encoding plasmid SOS inhibition protein A, with protein sequence MIPSSHALVTLKPARQAALQAILSVEERRNKGTKLPSLPHVRTFLRVLTGSSRLNASVARQIPGLNWVPKNRHSNLKQVEEALDAMIATGGEDCPLPLTLDVQAELFPEVMHTRTDRRLHKSNIQTTRQMRRESREYEQRWKSRQNLLAKAEIDLNFQSPESICTWYSRWIDEFDAAELEGMFWRWQTRFASLKELAWLRMSGEPLYAVMYEIPFIVRETPADIRIAERWQVPNKLKYKQGAV encoded by the coding sequence ATGATCCCTTCATCGCATGCTCTTGTAACGTTAAAACCTGCTCGGCAGGCTGCATTACAGGCGATTCTCTCTGTTGAAGAACGACGTAACAAAGGCACGAAGTTACCCTCTTTACCACATGTGCGCACCTTCCTGCGTGTCCTCACAGGAAGTAGCCGCCTTAACGCTTCGGTTGCACGCCAGATACCTGGTCTGAACTGGGTACCAAAGAATCGCCATTCAAACCTGAAACAGGTTGAAGAGGCGCTGGATGCAATGATCGCAACTGGTGGGGAAGACTGCCCTTTACCGCTAACGCTGGACGTACAGGCAGAGCTTTTCCCCGAAGTCATGCACACCCGTACAGACAGAAGGTTACACAAATCAAATATTCAGACCACGCGCCAGATGCGCCGCGAATCACGCGAGTATGAACAGCGCTGGAAGTCGCGCCAGAACCTGCTTGCGAAGGCTGAGATTGACCTTAATTTTCAGTCTCCTGAATCCATCTGTACCTGGTACAGCCGGTGGATCGACGAGTTTGACGCGGCAGAGTTGGAAGGAATGTTTTGGCGCTGGCAGACGCGGTTCGCTTCGCTGAAGGAACTTGCATGGCTGCGCATGAGTGGCGAGCCGCTGTATGCGGTGATGTATGAAATTCCATTTATCGTTCGTGAAACCCCTGCAGATATTCGTATTGCTGAACGCTGGCAGGTACCGAACAAGCTGAAATACAAGCAGGGGGCCGTATGA
- the psiB gene encoding conjugation system SOS inhibitor PsiB: MKFTLESLNNLIPSELESIRARGCEFRREMSDAVTMLLTVPENWQVNAEYRCEFGGMFPVQCRLSANECDEFHLCVCSPGEMSPDWLVVLLGGRGDLVQIVHQSDRLDLAAVNGIIQKVAGMKRFNCTAKTVADLLCGEVAL; the protein is encoded by the coding sequence ATGAAATTCACTCTGGAAAGCCTGAACAATCTGATCCCTTCTGAGTTAGAAAGCATTCGCGCCCGTGGGTGCGAGTTCCGCCGGGAAATGAGCGATGCCGTCACCATGCTGCTGACGGTCCCCGAGAACTGGCAGGTTAATGCTGAATACCGCTGCGAATTTGGCGGCATGTTCCCGGTTCAATGCCGTCTTAGTGCTAATGAATGCGATGAGTTCCACCTGTGCGTATGCAGCCCTGGTGAAATGTCCCCGGACTGGCTGGTTGTTCTTCTTGGGGGCCGTGGGGATTTGGTGCAAATAGTTCACCAGTCTGACCGACTTGATCTGGCGGCAGTGAACGGAATCATTCAGAAAGTTGCCGGGATGAAGCGGTTTAACTGCACTGCGAAAACCGTCGCAGACCTGCTTTGTGGGGAGGTTGCACTATGA
- a CDS encoding ParB/RepB/Spo0J family partition protein yields MVDTNTTAKKVRKSTKPAAATQQQSEELTRMLDNIEVQYAPFSSLFIGDLNARKVPHSDEELRGYADSIRAVGLLHNLIVVTCDDGRLEVVCGGGRTKAIGLLVSAGEVDPDKVWIAYKAVPRELAREVSEIENAKRKDMHPADQIRNFLALSGEGKTPAQIGAVLGYSQQHVQRMLKLAGLAPEILDGLARDELTTEHCHALALENDQNRQLQVLEAVRSDEPGKLRATSIRALITAKEVSTTDQRYQFVGAGEFSDEQIRVDLFSQVEGGYVDAVLLNEKLLAKLQQKAEQLQQEEGWAWSQSRLDEIRYWGDDSLQFKLQTAPQAIYSKEEQRQLDEYTAQYEEFDSYCDESRAVEKLIVELQMVGESRAWTDEQKQNAGVFVSYDSGCFCIQRGVLRVEPRSSNDTESNHKEIITIREPDIAEGISEPLIKKMSSERTLAVQAALLQQPQKALAMMVWRMCACAFEYCNTTRHPFVIRLEVHHSSLVEEAPSGEKGAAWLSLMQEKARLEALLPKGWKSDFTTFFELDEPTLMSLIVFCTACSIDGVQTRTMGRTTCSDLGPVEEAIGFHMRDWWQPTKENFFMHMQKPQIIAALNEAGKTGAARDAEKMNKGDAAELAESNFADTRWVPSWMQSAKPSVTSLTDKTDIADDAENNPAEAA; encoded by the coding sequence ATGGTCGACACCAATACTACGGCAAAAAAGGTCCGTAAATCCACTAAGCCAGCCGCTGCGACTCAGCAGCAGTCAGAAGAACTGACCCGTATGCTGGACAACATTGAAGTGCAGTATGCACCGTTTTCCAGCCTTTTCATCGGTGATCTGAATGCGCGTAAAGTACCGCACTCTGATGAAGAATTGCGCGGCTATGCCGACAGCATCCGTGCGGTCGGTCTGCTGCATAACCTGATCGTTGTGACATGTGATGACGGTCGTTTGGAAGTGGTATGTGGTGGCGGTCGTACAAAAGCCATCGGACTACTGGTTTCGGCAGGTGAGGTTGACCCGGACAAAGTCTGGATCGCATATAAAGCGGTCCCGCGCGAACTGGCGCGCGAAGTATCGGAAATCGAGAACGCCAAACGCAAAGACATGCATCCGGCAGACCAAATCCGAAACTTCCTGGCGCTTTCCGGTGAAGGAAAAACCCCCGCGCAGATCGGCGCGGTACTTGGATACAGTCAGCAGCACGTTCAACGTATGCTGAAACTTGCGGGGCTTGCTCCAGAGATTCTTGATGGCCTTGCTCGCGACGAACTGACTACCGAGCATTGTCATGCTCTGGCGCTGGAGAACGACCAGAATCGTCAGCTTCAGGTACTGGAAGCGGTGCGAAGCGACGAACCGGGAAAACTCCGCGCAACGTCTATTCGTGCGTTGATTACAGCAAAAGAAGTTTCCACGACCGATCAGCGATACCAGTTTGTTGGTGCCGGGGAATTCTCTGATGAACAAATTCGTGTGGACTTGTTCAGCCAGGTTGAAGGTGGCTATGTGGATGCCGTCTTACTGAATGAAAAATTACTCGCGAAACTCCAGCAGAAAGCGGAACAGTTACAGCAGGAAGAAGGCTGGGCATGGTCACAATCTCGCCTCGATGAAATCCGTTATTGGGGAGATGATTCATTGCAGTTTAAGTTACAGACTGCACCTCAAGCGATTTATTCCAAAGAAGAACAACGTCAGCTTGACGAATACACCGCGCAGTATGAGGAATTCGATAGCTATTGCGACGAAAGCCGTGCCGTAGAAAAGCTGATTGTTGAGCTTCAAATGGTGGGTGAGTCACGGGCATGGACTGACGAACAAAAGCAGAACGCTGGGGTTTTCGTATCCTATGACTCGGGCTGCTTCTGCATTCAGCGCGGCGTGTTGCGGGTTGAACCTCGTTCCAGTAATGATACTGAATCTAACCATAAAGAGATCATCACGATTCGCGAACCTGATATTGCCGAAGGTATTAGCGAACCGCTGATCAAAAAAATGTCCTCTGAACGTACTCTTGCCGTTCAGGCAGCGTTGCTGCAGCAACCTCAGAAAGCGCTGGCTATGATGGTGTGGCGCATGTGTGCATGTGCTTTTGAATACTGCAATACAACCCGCCACCCTTTTGTTATTCGCCTCGAAGTACACCACAGCAGTCTTGTTGAGGAAGCGCCGTCTGGTGAGAAGGGCGCTGCTTGGTTAAGTCTGATGCAGGAAAAAGCACGTCTTGAGGCGTTACTCCCGAAAGGCTGGAAGAGTGACTTTACGACATTCTTCGAACTGGATGAGCCGACGCTCATGTCTCTGATTGTGTTCTGCACCGCTTGTTCTATCGATGGTGTCCAGACTCGCACGATGGGCCGAACGACATGCAGCGATCTTGGACCAGTTGAAGAGGCGATTGGGTTCCATATGCGCGACTGGTGGCAGCCAACAAAAGAGAACTTTTTCATGCATATGCAGAAGCCTCAGATTATCGCCGCACTCAATGAGGCAGGTAAAACCGGGGCGGCAAGAGATGCTGAAAAAATGAATAAGGGGGATGCTGCAGAACTGGCAGAGTCGAATTTTGCCGACACCCGTTGGGTTCCTTCCTGGATGCAATCAGCTAAACCGTCAGTCACATCACTGACGGATAAAACCGACATCGCTGATGACGCAGAAAATAACCCGGCAGAAGCCGCCTGA
- a CDS encoding class I SAM-dependent methyltransferase gives MRSELRERINATRARIDGRAPVAEIRASSQLFISPAPVCRRLVEMADVCNTDVILEPSAGTGAILKAIKAAAPLAQCDAVEQNGDLYRYLQNNFDGVNVVCGDFLEYKTEKRYSKIIMNPPFQHAHDIKHIQHALTLLKPGGVLVAICLNGPRQERILKPLSVAWEVLPRNTFTYTEVSTVIVKIQG, from the coding sequence ATGCGTAGCGAACTCAGAGAACGTATTAATGCAACACGCGCCAGGATCGACGGACGCGCACCCGTCGCAGAAATTCGGGCCAGCTCTCAGCTTTTTATTTCACCGGCTCCAGTGTGTCGGCGCCTGGTTGAAATGGCTGACGTTTGTAATACAGATGTAATACTAGAACCCAGCGCGGGGACAGGTGCCATCTTAAAAGCCATAAAAGCTGCCGCGCCGTTAGCGCAGTGTGACGCAGTAGAGCAGAACGGCGATTTATACCGGTATCTACAGAATAACTTTGATGGGGTTAACGTGGTTTGCGGGGATTTTCTGGAGTACAAAACAGAAAAACGCTACAGCAAAATTATTATGAACCCGCCTTTTCAGCATGCGCACGATATTAAACATATCCAGCACGCGCTAACGTTGTTAAAGCCGGGGGGCGTGTTAGTGGCTATTTGCCTCAACGGGCCACGTCAGGAGCGCATTCTTAAACCGTTGTCTGTAGCCTGGGAAGTCCTGCCACGTAACACGTTTACATATACCGAAGTTTCAACGGTTATCGTCAAAATTCAGGGTTAA
- a CDS encoding DUF3560 domain-containing protein, with translation MSQLNVQGATTKPTNASPEIQNNEYTATYSPDDNKLRLYPLYRLDEETYKKIHDAGFRWAPKQELFVAPAWTPYREDVLISLAGDIDDEDSTLFDRQEQRADRFNGYSDKRAEESEQQLAQVDSLTSAMPLGQPILVGHHSERRARRHAQKIENGMNRAVMLFERAEYWEERAHASLRHAKYKERPDVRYRRIKKIEAEKRKSERDIAQAQKFLTMWQGEKLDLKMAQLISNYDHITACFTLDKYPRPPEKSQNEGRMSLHSALREEIITFEQAREIAVRCHERSIRHYQRWVNHYQNRLAYERAMLDESGGVVTRTEEFQPGGQVLSRGEWLTIIRINKSSGAVSSVVTPAYSFMGYKGTMTLTPDRITDYKAPSEEEASAAKQAAKRPPIVNYPGEGFREMTKAEWSKKHSDYKGVRGVAENDEHGAYRFRRVMNKGYTLDTVFITDMKIVEIPKK, from the coding sequence ATGTCACAACTTAACGTCCAGGGCGCGACAACGAAGCCTACAAATGCATCGCCTGAAATTCAAAACAATGAGTACACGGCGACCTATTCCCCGGATGACAATAAATTACGCCTCTATCCGCTGTACCGCCTTGATGAGGAAACGTATAAAAAAATCCATGATGCGGGTTTTCGCTGGGCGCCAAAGCAAGAATTGTTTGTAGCCCCTGCCTGGACACCTTACCGCGAGGATGTACTGATCTCTCTTGCCGGCGACATTGACGACGAAGACAGCACGCTGTTTGACCGTCAGGAGCAACGCGCCGATCGGTTCAATGGCTACAGTGACAAACGCGCCGAAGAATCAGAGCAGCAACTCGCGCAGGTAGATTCTCTGACATCCGCTATGCCGCTCGGCCAGCCAATTTTGGTCGGTCATCACAGTGAACGCCGCGCCCGTCGCCACGCGCAGAAAATTGAAAACGGTATGAATCGCGCTGTGATGCTGTTTGAACGCGCCGAATACTGGGAGGAACGCGCGCATGCGTCGTTACGTCACGCTAAATATAAAGAGCGCCCGGATGTTCGTTATCGTCGAATTAAAAAAATTGAAGCTGAGAAGCGCAAATCTGAACGAGATATTGCACAGGCGCAGAAATTTTTAACAATGTGGCAGGGGGAAAAGCTGGACCTGAAAATGGCGCAGCTTATCAGTAATTACGATCATATTACGGCTTGCTTTACGCTTGATAAGTACCCACGCCCACCAGAGAAAAGCCAGAACGAAGGCCGTATGTCGCTTCATTCCGCGCTTAGAGAAGAAATCATTACTTTTGAACAGGCTCGCGAAATAGCTGTTCGTTGTCATGAACGCTCAATTCGACATTATCAACGTTGGGTTAATCATTACCAGAACCGCCTGGCCTATGAACGCGCCATGCTGGATGAAAGCGGCGGCGTGGTCACTCGTACAGAGGAATTTCAACCCGGCGGTCAGGTACTGAGCCGGGGGGAGTGGCTGACGATCATCCGTATCAATAAAAGCAGCGGCGCGGTGAGTTCCGTTGTTACTCCGGCTTACAGCTTCATGGGGTACAAGGGAACAATGACGCTAACCCCTGATCGCATTACGGACTATAAAGCGCCATCAGAGGAAGAGGCCAGCGCGGCAAAACAGGCCGCAAAACGCCCACCAATCGTAAATTATCCGGGCGAAGGATTCCGGGAAATGACAAAGGCGGAATGGTCAAAAAAACATTCTGATTACAAGGGGGTCAGAGGTGTGGCCGAGAACGACGAGCATGGGGCGTACCGTTTCCGCCGGGTAATGAATAAGGGCTACACGCTGGATACGGTATTTATTACCGACATGAAAATCGTAGAAATTCCAAAAAAATAA
- a CDS encoding DNA polymerase III subunit theta — protein sequence MSGINIASKSREEQNLIALDLIASGVAYKERLGFPVIAEVVARELPENEREYFFQRLTHYRKVSEQLPRGDAPEYKNNEPDKEKN from the coding sequence ATGTCGGGTATCAACATTGCTTCAAAATCAAGGGAAGAACAGAACCTAATCGCGCTCGACCTGATTGCGTCAGGGGTTGCGTACAAAGAAAGGCTGGGGTTTCCAGTGATCGCGGAAGTGGTGGCCAGAGAGTTACCAGAAAACGAACGAGAATATTTTTTCCAGCGATTGACTCATTACCGCAAGGTCAGCGAGCAATTGCCCCGAGGGGATGCACCTGAATATAAGAATAACGAGCCGGATAAGGAAAAAAATTAG
- a CDS encoding DUF1380 family protein, whose product MYGTRENLCLELERMFTHDEPLALLIWTEEGVYTACREERPADSEISLIMKNIGETAMDEYRRNGITNESVMKMLTHHRESERRQICVPAMLLSRVLALYESELEHRIGEAWEVGRGTPESVQNALNDVHSLKDLLAA is encoded by the coding sequence ATGTACGGTACTCGCGAAAATCTGTGTCTTGAGCTGGAAAGAATGTTTACCCACGATGAACCGCTGGCGTTGCTTATCTGGACGGAAGAGGGGGTATACACCGCTTGCCGCGAAGAACGCCCAGCAGATAGTGAAATTTCACTGATAATGAAAAATATTGGCGAAACAGCGATGGATGAATACCGCCGTAACGGGATCACTAACGAGAGCGTGATGAAAATGCTTACTCACCATCGCGAATCAGAACGCCGTCAGATTTGTGTGCCGGCAATGCTACTGTCTCGTGTACTGGCGTTGTATGAGAGTGAGCTTGAACATCGGATCGGTGAGGCGTGGGAAGTTGGGCGAGGAACGCCGGAAAGTGTTCAAAATGCGCTTAACGACGTCCATTCACTAAAAGACTTGCTGGCTGCGTAA
- a CDS encoding DNA methylase, with amino-acid sequence MSRFILGDCVQVMSRFPSRAVDFILTDPPYLVGYKDRSGRTLAGDNSPEWLQPACHEMYRVLKNDSLMVSFYAWNRADLFINAWKSAGFRIVGHIVFAKSYASKSTFVGYAHESAFLLAKGRPKTPERPIHDVIQWQYTGNRHHPTEKPVQSLRPLIESLTPPGAIVLDPFAGSGSTCVAAAESNRRYIGIELLEQYHAAGVRRLEQVQRSMRMPAANDAAFYPDYPEAA; translated from the coding sequence ATGTCCCGTTTTATCCTGGGTGATTGCGTGCAGGTTATGTCTCGTTTCCCGTCCCGTGCGGTCGATTTTATTTTGACCGATCCTCCGTATCTTGTGGGTTACAAGGACCGTTCAGGGCGCACACTCGCCGGTGATAATTCCCCTGAATGGTTACAACCGGCTTGCCATGAAATGTATCGGGTGCTGAAAAACGATAGCCTGATGGTCAGTTTCTACGCCTGGAATCGTGCAGATCTCTTTATCAATGCCTGGAAGAGTGCAGGCTTCCGCATTGTTGGCCATATCGTTTTTGCCAAGAGCTATGCGTCAAAATCAACCTTTGTCGGTTACGCCCATGAAAGCGCGTTTTTACTGGCAAAAGGACGCCCAAAAACGCCAGAACGCCCTATCCATGACGTTATCCAGTGGCAATACACGGGCAATCGCCACCATCCAACGGAGAAACCCGTTCAGAGCTTACGCCCCCTGATTGAGTCACTGACACCACCAGGCGCGATTGTTCTAGACCCCTTTGCCGGCAGCGGCTCGACATGTGTCGCCGCGGCCGAATCAAACCGTCGTTACATCGGTATAGAACTACTTGAGCAATACCATGCGGCAGGAGTGCGCCGGCTGGAACAGGTACAACGATCTATGCGGATGCCGGCGGCTAACGATGCAGCGTTTTACCCAGATTACCCGGAGGCGGCATGA